Genomic window (Rhododendron vialii isolate Sample 1 chromosome 4a, ASM3025357v1):
GTGCCTTCTTTAACCACCTCAATGCCCAGAAAATAGTGAAGAGGCCTATGGTATTTAAGagcaaaaccaaaacccaagcCTTGAATGATCTTAGTAATAAGAGAAATATCATCCACGTAGACTAAGACATAAACCAAATCAGAGCCTTGAGAAAGATGACCTCCAATCGAGGGGTAAGGGGTGGAATGGGGTGGGACTGGTCCCCTAAAATTTCACACAGAAACCGCTTAAATTTAAGCCCCGTCCCAATTTTTGTTTCCACTGCCACGTAACACGactaaacaaatacaaaatcaaaaaagaagaagaaaaagattggCCTTTGATAGGGTATCTACAGTCGCCCGTGATACGTAATTAACATCGTATTTAAACGAACAAGTTACCACCACAAATATTGAGTACCATCGTCTCTATTGAAATAATCCCCACAGCTTCAGAATCATCATTACCATTTACACCAGGTAGCAAATGCACCATGTTTTAACAAGCAAATTACAGCATTTCCAAAGAGAGTGGAGCAAAGACGAAATCGACAAAAAGTCAACCAGAAGgctcaaaaaaaacaaaaatatgcaCCATTTCTCATCTAACACGGCATGCAGGAGGACCAGGGGAACAATTAGGGTTAGGAGAGCGACAAACAGCCCCAGCACCAACATTGCCAGCAAACCTGCGACGCATTTGGTAATCTGTAATTCCCCCCATGGAAAATGTCTCACCAActattgatgatgatgatgaagatgagaCTTCATTTGCCGCACCACTACTACTTTGTAGAGGCTCTAAAGTCTCAACCACATCACTCATTAAGGGCCTTGCTTTGGGGTTTTGGCTAAGGCAGTAGTATGCCAAGCTGCATGCTTTCTGTGCTGCCCTCACTGAGTACTGGTTCTCTAGCCTGGGATCTATAATTTGCAACATCTTTCTCTTGTCGTTCAGTTTGGGCCGGGCCCAATCCACTAAACTCTGTTCCCTGCTTGGCCTTGTCTTGTCAACGGATTTTCTTCCCGTCAAAAGCTCTAGAAGAACAACTCCAAAGCTGTAGACGTCACTCCTGGCAGTTAGGTGTCCTGCTCATTTCAAATTAACCTGATTCAGTGAAGTGCGTACCAACATAACTACGTTTTAACTAAAATAGTTTCATTGGCTCCTCCCGAGGAATTATAACATATCATATAATAGTACTATAAGATAACAAGTGTCCATGTTGAGTCGCTTCATGTGTTGTGAGCCGCATCTGAGTATGTATTTATGCAACTCacttttttcataaaagaaagaaaggattttACACCGTTTCATTGAGCGCCACATAGAAGGCAAAGGCTTCTGCTTCAATTCATCAAGCTCTATTTTTAGGAAAATTTTATATTCCAGGTCAATAAGGGTAAGGAACTCACATGACTCATGAGTCACGAGTTAAGCCATAGTGAGATGAGAGGAAGCCATACCAGTCATCACATATTCAGGGGCAGCATAACCGTAGGTACCCATCACCCGAGTGGATACATGGGTCTCATCACCTTGTGGCCCAGCTTTTGCAAGCCCAAAATCAGAAAGCTTTGCTGTATAGTCCTGCAGGGTATAAAAAGGTGCAAGGTTAAGGATAGAAACTCACACCGTAACTACTTATATGGAAAATGCTTGTAACATGCTATTGTGTGAATACCACTTACAGAGTccaatcatttcaaaaaaaaaacttacagagtccaatcatttcaaaaaaaaacttacagaGTCCAATAATATATTAGAGGTCTTGAAGTCGCGATAAATAACAGGCCTTTCAGCATTGTGAAGGAAAGCAAGCCCTTTTGCTGCCCCAAGAGCAATCAACATTCTTGTAGCCCAAGATAACGGAACAGTTGCCTCTGCATACCTCGAAAAAGGCCACATCAACTTAATAACAAAATTTATTGGCACTGACAGGAATCTGACTGAATAGTCTCATCCATAAACAAGAAAGTATGAAAAGGTACATTGCTCATTTTGATTGTACCTCACTACCTTTTACATTCAAACAACACATGATATAAGCATATCCTGGCCTTCAAATGGTTAATACCTTCGAGATTGACTGGAACTATCAATCAAAATGACTTTCTAAAGGAAAAACTAATTTCTTTTGCAGGACATGCAAAGACTGATTGTGAGAGTACATGGGGGGCCCTTGGTATTAAGGTGTCAAGATAGTCGGAGAAGACCACAGGTGGAAGCAACCGATGCTTTGGTCATGGCAAAAGGAGGGGTATTTGGTCGGTTTTCCCTACTACACTACGACGGCATTTGACCAATGGTTTTTGTCGTACAAAAGCTATACTCTAACCGATGAGTTGAGTAGGCCAAGAAGTGTTAAGTGAGTGAAAATAGACCCCTATAGGAGAAAACAGCATACCAAATTTTCCCTAGCCATGCAAGAGAGACAGAGCGCTAAGAAAGAGAGAGCATTATCACTAAAAAAAATGCAGCAGTGTAGCAGGCTAAGATAACATAAAGCACTTGGAGAATGATCAGCCTTTCTCATGGTCAACTATCTTAAAAAGTTCAGCACATACCGACTCGTGCGGTTTTGTCTACTGCATTGGTGTTGTCACTCCCAACTAGACACTATAATAATAGCAGTTACGAGAGGTCTTACAACCCATGGACATAAGCCTCTCTTGTTGAATCCATGTGCACCGCGACCCTTGTTTGATCACCGTAACCTCGCATCCACGGGTTTAGATCCTCTCCAGATAAATTCTCTCACAAGCGTCCGGACTAGAATGTTCATCCAGGAATTTTAATAAAGGTTGTTACGTATTGTATCGGCCGTTACAAAAAGGAATTTGGGACCTTTGATACCAGTGCTTGCTTGCGTATCAGGCAATACGGTTCCGATGGCGGCCTAAGTATGGCCGTGTCACCAATGCCGTAACGTTTTCCAATACCACGATTGAAAACCCTAGTTCCACCTCATCAATGAATTTACCAGATGCTTTTTAAACAAGGCCACCTTGCCATCCCAAACCAATCATTGGAATGGATAAACAAGTTGGCACAGAGGGAGTATAGTGCTAATCAGGTAGGACCAATACATCGTGGTGTAATCAATGTGGTTTGGAAAGCTTAAATTTAGTAAGTTAGATTGCCATTGGGGTTCTAATGGAATGGAAACAGTCCATTGTAATACACATAACCATTTTCACGAGGATTACACAGTAGAGAAACTTTTCTTaaatacttttttcgtcttctttttttctctctctctttctttttctttttcttttctttttttgtctttttgaatttttgggagGGTGGATGAGAGATGGATAGAGAGAAGGGAGGAAGCAGCTTTGACTCACTGGAAATTGAATCATCACTATTTGAAGCAAACAAAAAGTTAATCCCACAAAATAATCGAAGGCAGCCATTTCAATTAACAGCAAATGTTATTATGTAATTCTTACGGTTATAGTTTCTGTAGGTGTAGTTTCATGTGATGCAAAATAACTCATCTACAAACTAGATAAGGAATTGTCCTTTTTATCCACAGCAAGAAACTTGTGTTGACCACAAAAAGAGTGATACGaccaaataaaaactgttttcatCTTTGTAGAACTGAAAATGTGTGAAATAAGAGAGGTGAGGTATTTTGAGCTATCCGGCAATGCTGTAGGCACACTTCAAGTTGTACTCTCCCCTTTAGAAGAGAGACAAACCAGTGTCCCACAGCATTTTGAACCTTGCACCTTTATGTTTGCGGGCAACAGGGATACTACTAAGCCTAATAGCTGGGGGTGAAACATTCCAAACACACAGAACCAGTTTGACTATGGGAGCATTTCCAATTTTAAGAACAAGATACTGCACAGTGCACACCATTGAACACTATCACTAGTTTAGCATATAGAAAGTAGTGTGTGCAGTTCACTCCATTCAATTGTTGGCAACAACGGTAGAACATATAGGTAAGTTCATGGAACTCTGGTTCACAGTCCCATAGTAAACATCTTATCATTCAACGGTTGAAAAACATAAACTTCAATTGCCAACTCAATAACTTAATTTTGCATAAATAAGAgcaagaacaaaaatgaaaagattgcaAGACTGAAGCATCAAGTGCAGGAGTTAGCAAAGCGAGAGAAGGTACGCAAGCATACTTCGGAACAAATGATTCTCGAGGCTTCCTCGGAACATGAACTCATAAACAAGTAATCTGTGGTCATCCTCACAGCAATATCCGATCAACTTCACCAGGTTGGAATGCCTGAGCTGCCCGAGGAAGTTAACCTCCGTCTGGtacaaaaaatatttagtcAATTTAACAAACAGGACAACTACAGTATCCATGTAATCCACAACCGATGGGGGTATGGGCGAGGGAaaattggagacagacctaacctttgtcaatatatgcacaaattgGCAGCTTGCAGAAAATTTTACCACTAAAATAGCAGCCCCCCTTTAACTCCAAAAACTGGGGAACTCAAGggacaacaaaaaagaattctAAGAAGCCCAATAAACTATACGGTAAGGCCATCTTCAGCTGTTACAACAATGACTCAAACTCAatgagtggaaaaaaaaaaacccaaagctTAGGGCAAGTCTTTACTCAAAAACTCATAACAAAATGAACTTTCATCATTTTTACTCAAACAAAGGGAGACGCTATATTTTTAACTCAAATTTATCAAGTTTACTTTATAGCTTTCAAATTTGACACTTCACCACTAACGAAGCTTCTAGTATGATATATGCAAATCCGAGCTTGCCCATTACAGCGATCCATATCAAGTGGAGGCTGTTCTAAAAAATTCCGATTTTTATAGTACAGGGCTGGAGATGGTCCACTAAATAAAACAGAGTAAACTGATTCCAGAGCGATATCACTATAGGGGGATGGAATAGATCAAAACTAAAAAGCTATGAAAGTAACTCACAAGCCATTCTCTGTGGCCCTGAAGACCCTCCTTGTTGAGAACCTTGACAGCAACGGGGAGAGATTTAAGGCCAACCCTCACATTCTCATCAATGTAACCCTTGTATACGGTTCCAAACCCACCCTCACCAAGAATGTAGTCAGAGCGGAAGCTCTTGGTAATGGTCTCCAGCTCAAATAGCGTAAACGCGATGACATGGGTGTAGAGCACGGCATTCTTCCTCGAGTCCTCAAGGATACCCATGCGCGATGTTGTTGAAGAGGAATCGCTCAGATCTGAAGCCGAACGGCTGTGCTTCCTCTCTGGCGGACCATTTCTACCACCCACCGATAACATATGGAGCTGTTGAACTGCTACCATTCCccccaaaacaaacaataaataaataaatcaatcaAAAACTGTTATCACACTAAAATTAACAAAGAAATAAACCTTAATTTCATTTCTAGTACAAAAAATGAACCCTCATTCAAACTCCCAGGTGAAACATCAAACAAATTACCAAATACTTTTAACCCTAATTTCGTTTCTAGTACAAAATGAACCCTCATTCAAACTTCCAAGGTGAAACATCAAACAAATTACCAAATACTTTTAACCCTAATTTCGTTTCTAGTACAAAATGAACCCTCATTCAAACTTTCAAGGTGAAACATCAAACAAATTACCAAGTCCTGTTAACCCTAATTTCGTTTCTAGTAAAAAATGAACCCTCAATCAAACTCCCTGCTGAAAcatcaaactaaaattaacaaatctacaaaccctaattccgcttctAGTGCAAAATGAACCCTCATTCAAACTCCCTGGTGATACATCAACCGTatataaacaaagaaaaagaacccTAATTTCTTTCCAGTATACAAAATAAACCCCTAATTCAAACTCAGTTGCTATGATAAAAACTAAACAAGTCAAATCtcccaaaattcaagaaattAAACTTGTTAAGAACACGAAACACGGACAAGGAAAGAAAACTTAGATCTGAAAAATGGAGAAACCGGTGAAATGCTGAGTGAAGAGCTGCTTACCTTGATGATGAGCATGGGAAACAACAGCCCCAGCAGATTCCTCCCTAGTCCCACAATTCCCCATCGTTTActctttcaaaacaaaaagaaaaagcagaaGAACAAGAGGCTAACAGTTTCATGCTTTGGCTCAACCTCCCACCAGCCCTGCCCTTTGTTTCCTTCCCTATtgctatactttttttttgtttgcctaAAAAGGAGAGATATTGCAGCAGTTACTCACACTTCCCCACACACAAACAACCACAGTGACAGTGCACGCACACTCTGTCTTCACTGGTCTCGGTCAGGTCCCAACTGcgacatttttttcttctcttttttaataATTAGTTATTCGGATCAGTATACGTGCACTTCAACTAATTTTAAAAGGACCAAATTTCATCAGCCGCTTAAGAGAGTTTCAATTGAAATTAGAATGTAAAACTCCGTATAAACTAACCCCAAAATCAGTTTAAAAAGACAAACTTCAGAAGAATTAACCGCACTTGTAATGAAAAGAAGAGAGCAAACCTTAAGACTTCTCCATTAAAAGAAGATTGGATGAATATCAGTTTGTACCACGCTTTCCACTAAATGTCAGTTTAAGCTCCTTTACTTTAAGATTCGTACAGTCAAACTTCCCACGTTGAGTCAAATGTCATGCGGACGAAGAAATTGTTCAGTGCTCTTGTTCGTGGCTCTTCCACCATTACTCACACCCATTGACACCACGTGGGGTATCTTCATTAACACTGAATAATGAAGTCCATTTTTTATCAATCTGAACACATTAATGCTTTTggattactttttgaaaaaaaattctctaactcaaaaaacactcaggCTCCTTTCcggaatataaaaaaaatgcaatatggatctaaaaatatgcaatatgaattttgtttagaGGATCTCGATGTAATCTtctatacgatgcaaaaaaaattgaaaaattatgggcaaatttcactgacctcccctgaggtttctgacacgaacaaaAACCTCCcatgaggtttctgaaatgacactgccctTCCCTCCTTTACCTGACAATACCAAAGGACCCCCTGCCGTTACCTCCCctttagaaaatggatggagaatgtgatgtcattgtactatactttttacaatacctatactaccctcaccagactctttacctctctcatttataaaatataaaatacaaacatctcTACATTTTGTGCTcgtttcactttgagattttgtccttatttaaaaggattcatatttgttaattttctgtcaagcttttgtgaattattggttcatctcgataagagaaattgaaaaaagtaaaaaaaattaagacttttaccaaatattttgagaaattcaatattttggataaaagtaataattttatatttttttgattcctctcgttgagacaaatcaataatccacaaaaatttaacgcaaaattagcaaatacgaaaaaaattcaaatatgaacaaaaaccaaaaagcctaaaaaatcccacaaacaagcctgcatgaaaaaaaaaatttgtgggtttgtttgtaggatttttaggctttttagtttttgttcatattcaattttttcatgcaGGCTTGTTtatgggatttttaggctttttatttttgttcatatttgaatttttttcgtatttgctagttttgcgttaaatttttatgatttattagtttgtctcaacgagaggaatcaaaagagtataaaattattacttttatccaaaatattgaatttctcaaaatatttgataaaagttaattttttactttttttcaattcctcttatcgagacgaaccaataattcacaagagtttgacagaaaattaataaatatgaatccttttaaataaggacaaaatctcaaagtgaaatgagcacaaagtgtagagatgtttatattttatattttataaatgagaggggtaaagagtctaGTGAGtgtagtataggtattgtaaaaagtatagtacaatgacatcaccttctccatccattttctaacggacAGGTAACGGCAagggggtcccttggtattgtcaTGTAAAGGAGAGgagggcagtgtcatttcagaaacctcaggggaggtttctgttcgtgtcagaaacctcaggaaaggtcagtgaaatttacccaaaaattatttttcattactttattttttagtttgaaaatatgaaataaactgcttattttttaagaaaggtTTCTAGAACGGAGCCTCATTATCCCTACTGTTAATTATTACCTACCCAGATCTTCagttattattctcatttctctctctatttctctccaatcattactctcatttctctcaccactcataaccctacaaaatttctcaaaaactcgtCTAAACACAGCATCATAACACTAGATTGTTGCATGAATGACCTCTACAAACCGGGATGTATATATAAATGAACAACTTACATCATTCAATTACACTGCCTGGTGTGATCCGATCCGACACTCATCTAA
Coding sequences:
- the LOC131322479 gene encoding probable serine/threonine-protein kinase PBL8 isoform X1 encodes the protein MGNCGTREESAGAVVSHAHHQAVQQLHMLSVGGRNGPPERKHSRSASDLSDSSSTTSRMGILEDSRKNAVLYTHVIAFTLFELETITKSFRSDYILGEGGFGTVYKGYIDENVRVGLKSLPVAVKVLNKEGLQGHREWLTEVNFLGQLRHSNLVKLIGYCCEDDHRLLVYEFMFRGSLENHLFRKATVPLSWATRMLIALGAAKGLAFLHNAERPVIYRDFKTSNILLDSDYTAKLSDFGLAKAGPQGDETHVSTRVMGTYGYAAPEYVMTGHLTARSDVYSFGVVLLELLTGRKSVDKTRPSREQSLVDWARPKLNDKRKMLQIIDPRLENQYSVRAAQKACSLAYYCLSQNPKARPLMSDVVETLEPLQSSSGAANEVSSSSSSSIVGETFSMGGITDYQMRRRFAGNVGAGAVCRSPNPNCSPGPPACRVR
- the LOC131322479 gene encoding probable serine/threonine-protein kinase PBL8 isoform X2; protein product: MGNCGTREESAGAVVSHAHHQVQQLHMLSVGGRNGPPERKHSRSASDLSDSSSTTSRMGILEDSRKNAVLYTHVIAFTLFELETITKSFRSDYILGEGGFGTVYKGYIDENVRVGLKSLPVAVKVLNKEGLQGHREWLTEVNFLGQLRHSNLVKLIGYCCEDDHRLLVYEFMFRGSLENHLFRKATVPLSWATRMLIALGAAKGLAFLHNAERPVIYRDFKTSNILLDSDYTAKLSDFGLAKAGPQGDETHVSTRVMGTYGYAAPEYVMTGHLTARSDVYSFGVVLLELLTGRKSVDKTRPSREQSLVDWARPKLNDKRKMLQIIDPRLENQYSVRAAQKACSLAYYCLSQNPKARPLMSDVVETLEPLQSSSGAANEVSSSSSSSIVGETFSMGGITDYQMRRRFAGNVGAGAVCRSPNPNCSPGPPACRVR